A genomic window from Candidatus Binataceae bacterium includes:
- a CDS encoding acetyl-CoA acetyltransferase produces the protein MASKGIKDRVAIVGMGCTKFGEHWDKGAEDLLVDAAYQAYESAGIGPDDVDAYWLGTMGSGISGLTLSEPLKIQYKPVTRVENMCATGSEALRQAAYAVASGAFDVAMAIGVEKLKDSGYSGLVGNVPPNDGTEGSMTAPASFSLLAPAYFKKYGLDPEKGKDVLSRIAWKNHRNGARNPKAQFQKEVSIEAIKNSPKIADPLGIMDCSGVSDGSAAAIVVRAEDAHKYCKNPIYIKALSFVAGPGEGPLSPDYDFTTFNEVVASSVDAYRQAGITNARQQISMAEVHDCFTPTELVLYEDLGFSPRGTAWQDVLEGFFDLEGKLPVNPDGGLKSFGHPIGASGLRMMYEMWLQFRGEAGPRQIKDPKIGLTHNLGGAPGRCVSFVSVVGRNVG, from the coding sequence ATGGCAAGCAAAGGCATCAAGGATCGCGTTGCAATCGTCGGAATGGGGTGCACCAAGTTCGGAGAGCATTGGGACAAAGGCGCCGAGGATTTGCTAGTGGATGCCGCCTACCAGGCCTACGAATCGGCCGGCATCGGTCCAGATGACGTGGATGCCTACTGGCTTGGCACGATGGGTTCGGGAATCTCCGGACTCACTCTCTCCGAGCCGCTCAAGATTCAATACAAGCCGGTGACGCGGGTTGAGAATATGTGCGCCACCGGATCGGAAGCGCTGCGGCAGGCCGCCTATGCGGTCGCGTCGGGCGCGTTCGACGTTGCCATGGCGATCGGCGTCGAGAAACTCAAGGATTCGGGCTACTCGGGACTGGTGGGAAACGTCCCTCCCAATGACGGTACCGAAGGGAGCATGACCGCTCCCGCATCGTTCTCGCTCCTGGCGCCAGCGTATTTCAAGAAGTACGGGCTCGATCCGGAAAAGGGTAAGGACGTGCTGTCGCGCATCGCGTGGAAGAATCATCGTAACGGTGCGCGCAACCCGAAGGCGCAATTCCAAAAGGAAGTATCGATCGAGGCGATCAAGAACTCGCCAAAAATCGCGGACCCGCTGGGGATCATGGATTGTTCGGGTGTCTCCGACGGATCCGCGGCGGCGATAGTCGTCCGCGCCGAAGACGCGCACAAGTACTGCAAGAATCCAATTTACATCAAGGCATTGTCATTCGTCGCAGGACCTGGCGAAGGGCCGCTTTCGCCGGACTACGATTTCACGACCTTCAATGAAGTCGTAGCTTCATCGGTCGATGCCTACCGCCAGGCGGGAATTACCAATGCGCGCCAACAGATCAGCATGGCCGAGGTGCACGACTGCTTCACGCCTACTGAACTGGTGCTCTACGAAGATCTCGGCTTCAGCCCGCGCGGAACCGCGTGGCAGGATGTGCTGGAGGGTTTCTTCGACCTCGAGGGTAAGCTGCCGGTAAATCCGGATGGCGGCCTGAAGTCGTTCGGCCATCCGATCGGCGCGTCGGGATTGCGCATGATGTACGAAATGTGGCTCCAGTTCCGCGGCGAGGCGGGGCCGCGGCAGATCAAGGATCCAAAGATCGGCCTGACCCACAACCTTGGCGGCGCTCCCGGTCGCTGCGTCAGCTTCGTATCCGTGGTGGGCCGCAACGTCGGCTGA
- a CDS encoding cytochrome P450, protein MSSAADTSLAGLKPSQLPPGPGFFATLNFVRNPFRFLDDCARRYGDWFTLRVPGVSPFVFTSDPVAIREIFQGDPAIFAAGKANRPLGAFMGERSLLFLDGPAHLHDRRLILPAFHGERMRAYADTMRSIADAEIDRWPIEQPFPLHHAMRAITFEVIMRSVFGLQNGPTAMLIRETLTKLFAVYASRFGTLFDLPALQIDLGPWSPWGRAVRWHREFSQLLFATIRERREPGAEPRGDILSMLLLARDENGAPLDQETLRDEMLTLLLAGHETTAASLSWVINRLLTNPEVAERARTEVRSVTGAEPTAAEHVNKLRYLEAVINETMRLDPVIPNAGRELQAPATIAGRELPAAVVVAPCIYLTHRRSDLWEEALKFNPERFLSNRIDPYTFFPFGGGTRRCIGAAFATYQMKIVLAQILSRVELKPVPGYTARLERRSIAFAPSRGLPVVVASRRTGPGL, encoded by the coding sequence GTGTCATCTGCCGCCGATACTTCGCTCGCGGGCTTGAAGCCGTCGCAATTGCCCCCGGGGCCGGGCTTTTTCGCGACCCTCAATTTTGTCCGCAATCCCTTCAGGTTCCTCGATGATTGCGCGCGCCGCTATGGCGACTGGTTCACGTTGCGCGTGCCCGGAGTTTCGCCATTCGTATTCACCAGCGACCCGGTGGCGATTCGAGAAATTTTCCAGGGCGACCCAGCGATCTTTGCGGCTGGCAAAGCGAACCGCCCGCTGGGCGCGTTCATGGGCGAACGATCCCTGCTGTTTCTGGATGGCCCTGCGCATTTGCACGACCGGCGATTAATCTTGCCTGCTTTTCATGGCGAGCGGATGCGGGCGTACGCCGATACGATGCGTTCCATTGCCGACGCCGAGATCGATCGTTGGCCAATCGAGCAGCCATTCCCGCTTCATCATGCAATGCGCGCAATCACCTTTGAGGTGATCATGCGCAGCGTGTTCGGATTGCAGAACGGCCCGACCGCTATGCTCATCCGCGAGACCCTGACAAAGCTATTCGCCGTATATGCCAGCCGCTTTGGGACGTTGTTCGATCTGCCCGCCCTGCAGATCGATCTCGGCCCCTGGAGCCCGTGGGGTCGCGCGGTCAGGTGGCATCGCGAATTTTCGCAACTCTTGTTCGCAACTATTCGCGAGCGGCGCGAGCCGGGCGCTGAGCCGCGCGGCGATATTCTCTCAATGCTGCTGCTGGCGCGTGACGAGAACGGTGCTCCGCTCGACCAGGAAACCTTGCGCGACGAGATGTTGACCCTGTTACTTGCCGGGCATGAAACCACCGCCGCATCGTTGTCGTGGGTCATCAATCGCCTGCTGACAAACCCTGAGGTCGCCGAGCGCGCGCGAACCGAGGTCCGATCGGTGACCGGTGCAGAACCAACCGCCGCGGAGCATGTGAACAAGCTTCGCTATCTGGAAGCGGTCATCAACGAAACCATGCGCCTGGACCCGGTCATTCCGAACGCGGGACGCGAACTGCAGGCTCCCGCCACTATTGCGGGCCGTGAACTTCCCGCCGCCGTGGTAGTCGCGCCATGCATCTACCTCACGCATCGCCGCAGTGACCTGTGGGAGGAAGCGCTGAAGTTCAACCCCGAACGGTTCTTGAGCAACCGCATCGACCCGTACACCTTCTTCCCCTTCGGGGGCGGGACGCGCAGATGTATCGGCGCGGCTTTCGCGACCTATCAGATGAAAATCGTTCTGGCCCAGATCCTCTCGCGTGTAGAACTGAAACCTGTCCCCGGTTACACGGCCCGCCTCGAACGCCGCAGCATCGCGTTCGCTCCCTCGCGCGGGTTACCGGTCGTGGTAGCTAGTCGTCGCACCGGACCCGGGCTTTAA
- a CDS encoding HlyD family efflux transporter periplasmic adaptor subunit translates to MTSGVSPGGDSAFRVVGLTLSAAIVVTAIVAALYVTRIYYVYPRTDDAYVRANMIAVAPHVSGPIVQLPIVDNQYVKQGALLFVVDPRPYQATLDRLTARLALTNLEIKAYTDAINAAEAEQKRREADLAYDKQYLGRIEPLLARHFVTANDVFDARSRVHAAEAGVDNARSEVRRAENNLGQLGDINARRKEAEAAVEDARLNVNYCYVHAPFDGLVTNLNISVGQYANEGKDVLSLVDDRTWYVVANFRENFLDHIRPGMSVDVYLLSYPEKRFRGRVQGVGWALYQQNGATVEGLPAVEPTLNWVRLSQRFPVRIVLEDRDPQRPFRTGQTAVVTLEGFTDHHAPLIRHLERQGPSY, encoded by the coding sequence ATGACTTCGGGCGTTTCACCCGGCGGCGATTCCGCGTTTCGCGTTGTTGGCCTAACCCTGAGCGCAGCAATTGTCGTGACGGCGATCGTCGCCGCGCTTTACGTGACCCGCATCTACTACGTCTATCCACGCACCGACGACGCTTACGTCCGGGCCAACATGATCGCGGTTGCGCCGCACGTCAGCGGACCGATCGTGCAACTTCCGATCGTCGACAATCAGTACGTAAAGCAGGGTGCGCTGTTGTTCGTCGTCGATCCACGTCCCTACCAAGCCACGCTCGATCGGCTCACCGCGAGACTCGCGCTCACCAATCTCGAAATCAAAGCCTACACCGACGCGATCAACGCCGCGGAGGCCGAGCAGAAACGACGCGAAGCCGACCTGGCATATGACAAGCAATACCTCGGACGCATCGAGCCGCTGCTCGCCAGACATTTCGTTACTGCCAATGACGTCTTTGATGCACGATCACGCGTGCACGCGGCGGAGGCCGGGGTGGACAACGCGCGTTCTGAAGTGCGCCGCGCAGAAAACAATCTCGGACAGCTCGGCGATATCAACGCACGCCGCAAGGAGGCCGAGGCCGCGGTGGAAGACGCCCGTTTGAACGTCAACTATTGTTACGTGCACGCGCCGTTTGACGGCTTGGTCACGAATCTCAATATCTCGGTTGGGCAGTACGCCAATGAAGGAAAAGACGTACTCAGCCTGGTCGACGATCGCACCTGGTACGTGGTGGCGAACTTTCGCGAAAACTTTCTCGATCACATTCGCCCCGGCATGAGCGTCGATGTCTATCTGCTGAGTTATCCAGAAAAGCGTTTTCGGGGCCGCGTGCAGGGGGTCGGCTGGGCCCTCTATCAGCAGAACGGGGCGACGGTAGAGGGCCTTCCCGCAGTGGAGCCAACCCTCAACTGGGTGCGGCTGTCGCAACGCTTCCCGGTGCGAATCGTGCTCGAAGATCGCGATCCCCAGCGTCCGTTTCGAACCGGGCAGACGGCAGTGGTCACCCTCGAAGGGTTCACGGACCATCACGCCCCGCTAATCCGCCACCTCGAGCGACAGGGACCTTCATATTGA
- a CDS encoding TolC family protein produces MEISGEWKRKVLKTVGKRRRWQSRLSAREVAIATVALLVATFAGCTYFQEQPEIQPDRFAPPAPDRSWIEARSLRKEYAVPPAPQNGGAGVTVIPSPANPQMPAGERQSLATLIDISLTNNPETRRSWENARAAAAAYGASRAPYYPLVTTETDAGYQRILLQFSTRTAAVQQWQVQPIIDLTYTLADFGRRSSEAEIARQQLAASNFAFNRVMQNVVFGVQQSFYALAAAKAAVQAAQQNVELARTDLEAVQQRLDLGLATQPALLLARERKAQSEFELENAKTLVNDARAALAVAIGVPANQPLDVESLRNQAVPKSLGQEVDELIATGVRERPDLSAEVARLRQSEAEQARARADWFPVLGVSANYTQANWWYNFNGAPVNFNSQPQYAALIGLRWDLFTGFRRLNDDRRTEASRSAQRESVRSLELQTIAEVWRSYYDFQTAVKRYEFAQALLAAAQEAYDDNIETYRQGLSTIVELLTADRDLANARFTMIQSTADVLTSSAAVANAVGATTPGR; encoded by the coding sequence ATGGAAATCAGCGGTGAATGGAAACGGAAAGTGCTGAAGACGGTGGGCAAGCGGCGTCGTTGGCAGAGCAGACTCAGCGCACGCGAAGTCGCGATTGCCACAGTGGCGCTGCTCGTGGCGACCTTTGCAGGCTGCACCTATTTCCAGGAGCAACCGGAAATCCAACCCGATCGATTCGCGCCGCCTGCGCCCGATCGATCGTGGATAGAGGCCCGGAGTCTGCGCAAGGAGTATGCGGTCCCGCCTGCGCCCCAGAACGGCGGAGCGGGGGTGACGGTTATTCCCTCGCCGGCGAACCCGCAGATGCCTGCTGGCGAACGCCAGAGTCTTGCCACCCTCATCGATATTTCCCTGACCAACAATCCTGAGACCCGCCGCAGCTGGGAGAATGCGCGCGCCGCGGCCGCCGCCTATGGCGCGTCGAGAGCGCCCTACTACCCGCTGGTCACTACCGAAACTGACGCCGGCTACCAGCGAATTCTGCTTCAATTTTCTACCCGCACCGCCGCGGTTCAGCAATGGCAAGTCCAGCCGATCATCGATCTCACGTACACGCTGGCCGATTTCGGGCGGCGCAGCTCGGAAGCCGAAATCGCGCGGCAGCAGCTGGCGGCGTCGAACTTCGCATTCAATCGCGTCATGCAGAACGTGGTTTTCGGCGTCCAGCAATCGTTTTATGCACTTGCTGCCGCGAAAGCCGCCGTGCAGGCCGCCCAGCAGAACGTAGAACTTGCCAGGACCGACCTCGAGGCTGTTCAGCAGAGACTCGACCTGGGACTTGCGACGCAACCCGCCTTGTTGCTGGCGCGTGAGCGCAAGGCGCAGTCTGAGTTCGAACTCGAGAATGCGAAAACCCTGGTCAACGATGCGCGCGCGGCGCTGGCGGTGGCTATAGGGGTTCCGGCCAATCAGCCGCTGGATGTCGAATCCCTCCGAAACCAGGCGGTACCGAAATCGCTGGGACAGGAGGTCGATGAATTAATTGCCACCGGGGTGCGGGAACGGCCCGACTTGTCCGCAGAGGTCGCGCGGCTTCGCCAGAGCGAGGCGGAGCAGGCGCGGGCGCGCGCCGACTGGTTTCCGGTGCTGGGAGTGAGCGCCAACTACACTCAGGCCAACTGGTGGTACAACTTCAACGGTGCGCCCGTCAATTTCAACAGCCAACCGCAGTACGCGGCGTTGATCGGCTTGCGCTGGGATCTGTTCACCGGCTTTCGGCGCTTGAATGACGATCGTCGAACGGAAGCGAGTCGCTCGGCGCAGCGGGAGTCGGTGCGCTCGCTCGAGTTGCAGACCATCGCCGAGGTGTGGCGCTCGTACTACGATTTTCAGACCGCGGTCAAACGCTACGAATTCGCGCAGGCATTGCTGGCGGCCGCTCAGGAGGCCTACGACGACAACATCGAGACTTATCGCCAGGGGCTCAGCACGATCGTCGAGCTACTGACCGCCGACCGCGATCTGGCAAACGCGCGCTTTACGATGATCCAGTCGACTGCCGACGTGCTGACGTCCTCCGCGGCGGTCGCGAACGCAGTTGGCGCAACAACTCCCGGGCGGTGA
- a CDS encoding acyl-CoA dehydrogenase family protein, protein MRREIFSAEHDMFREQVRRLVNTEIEPKVAEWNRNGISDRESWRRLGAAGFLGANAPEEYGGGGVDFLYDAIVMEELARVRAHGLMMGLHSDICLPYLSTFGSEEQKRRYLPKAISGETILAIAMTEPSTGSDLAAVRTSAKREGDHYVINGSKIFISNGQLADLVIVVTKTDANAKPAHRGISLILVDGNAPGFVRGRKLDKLGFKGQDTSELFFEDCRVPVTNLLGTEGQGFKMLMEKLQQERLVCAVGAIESAKRCLEDTIAYTKQRRAFGQAISSFQNTQFKLAEMATEVEVGRAFVDRLMAAHVRHEDLVTEVSMAKWWTTELLKKVSSQCLQLFGGYGFMMEYPVATDYADAAVQAIYAGTNEIMKVIIARRMGLDVRD, encoded by the coding sequence ATGAGACGGGAAATATTCAGCGCAGAACACGACATGTTCCGGGAGCAGGTGCGGCGGTTAGTCAATACCGAGATCGAGCCAAAAGTCGCCGAATGGAATCGCAACGGCATCAGCGATCGGGAAAGCTGGCGCAGATTGGGTGCGGCCGGCTTTCTGGGAGCAAACGCGCCGGAGGAATACGGCGGCGGGGGCGTGGACTTTCTGTACGACGCAATCGTGATGGAGGAACTCGCACGGGTGCGTGCTCACGGCCTGATGATGGGGCTGCATTCGGATATCTGCCTGCCCTATCTCAGCACCTTCGGCAGCGAAGAGCAGAAGCGACGCTACCTGCCCAAGGCGATCTCGGGTGAGACGATCCTGGCAATCGCCATGACCGAGCCGAGTACCGGTTCGGACCTGGCGGCGGTTCGCACCAGCGCCAAGCGCGAGGGCGATCATTACGTGATCAACGGCTCGAAGATTTTCATCTCAAACGGGCAGCTCGCCGACCTGGTTATCGTGGTGACCAAGACCGATGCGAATGCGAAGCCTGCCCATCGCGGTATCAGCCTGATCCTCGTCGACGGCAATGCGCCGGGTTTCGTGCGCGGGCGCAAACTCGACAAACTCGGCTTCAAAGGACAGGACACCAGCGAGTTGTTCTTCGAGGACTGCCGCGTTCCCGTCACCAACCTGCTCGGCACGGAGGGGCAGGGATTCAAGATGCTGATGGAGAAGCTCCAGCAGGAACGGCTGGTCTGTGCAGTAGGCGCCATCGAGAGCGCCAAGCGCTGCCTCGAAGACACCATCGCATACACCAAGCAGCGCCGCGCTTTCGGGCAGGCGATCTCATCCTTCCAGAACACGCAGTTCAAGCTCGCCGAGATGGCCACCGAGGTCGAAGTGGGACGCGCTTTCGTCGATCGCCTGATGGCCGCGCACGTTCGCCACGAAGACCTGGTGACGGAGGTAAGCATGGCGAAATGGTGGACGACGGAACTGCTCAAAAAGGTCTCCAGCCAGTGCCTGCAACTCTTCGGCGGCTATGGGTTCATGATGGAGTATCCGGTCGCGACCGACTACGCCGACGCCGCCGTGCAGGCCATCTACGCGGGCACCAACGAGATCATGAAGGTGATCATCGCGCGCAGAATGGGACTGGATGTCCGGGACTGA
- a CDS encoding ABC transporter permease: MKAHRIVAVMARHAYEARRNVDRVTDMVYWPVLDVVMWGFFTTYLGHGLGMQPDVIKFVLSAVIIWGLFYSFQRDLAVGFLDELWSRNLINLFSTPLTISEYMTGLICVNVAKAMVGVGAASLLALAAYHFNIFPWLPGFVPYLINLMLFAFALGIMITGLIFRYTTKIQALAWSFAGLLAPISCVLYPVKSLPPWLRGIAWTLPTTHSFEGMRQLLAGGGFNPHRFWCGLVLNVFYFVFAIGVFKMVFAAAQNRGLLVKLE; this comes from the coding sequence ATGAAAGCACATCGGATAGTCGCGGTGATGGCGCGCCACGCGTACGAAGCGCGGCGCAACGTAGATCGCGTTACCGACATGGTCTATTGGCCGGTGCTAGACGTCGTAATGTGGGGTTTTTTCACGACCTACCTGGGGCACGGCCTCGGCATGCAGCCGGACGTCATCAAGTTCGTGTTGAGCGCGGTCATCATATGGGGACTGTTCTACTCGTTTCAGCGCGACCTGGCGGTAGGCTTTCTGGACGAGTTGTGGTCGCGTAACCTGATAAACCTGTTCTCGACGCCCCTGACGATCTCGGAGTACATGACGGGACTGATCTGCGTGAACGTGGCGAAGGCGATGGTCGGTGTCGGTGCGGCCTCGCTGCTGGCTCTGGCGGCTTATCACTTCAATATCTTTCCGTGGTTGCCGGGCTTCGTGCCCTACCTGATCAACCTGATGCTGTTTGCATTCGCCCTCGGCATCATGATCACCGGGTTGATTTTCCGGTACACCACCAAGATCCAGGCGCTGGCATGGAGCTTCGCGGGATTGCTGGCACCGATTTCGTGCGTGCTGTACCCGGTGAAGTCATTGCCGCCGTGGCTGCGCGGGATTGCGTGGACCTTGCCCACCACGCATTCGTTCGAAGGCATGCGCCAGTTGCTGGCCGGCGGGGGCTTCAACCCGCACCGCTTCTGGTGCGGGTTGGTGCTTAACGTCTTCTACTTCGTGTTCGCGATCGGGGTGTTCAAAATGGTCTTTGCGGCCGCACAAAACCGTGGCCTGCTGGTGAAGCTCGAATAG
- a CDS encoding OB-fold domain-containing protein: protein MAGIVAYGSYIPYRRLKRAAIAQVLGVAASKGERAVASFDEDSTSMAVEAVRDALKSAPVGTIATLLFATTTPPYGEKLNATVIGAAARLPSSIRAMDVTGSVRAGLTSFLQGIDAAASSRSQAVVAMADTRLGAPEGKAEQQNGDGAAAFVLGTDHVIAECEASSSLTREFLDTWRAPGEQFAHSWEERFSLTQAYAPLLTKTIQDVLTRAKVSPGDLAKVVIDAPNPRAVEEIIRGLRIEPAKLSDPFALTVGQTGAAHVGLMLASVLPSLKPGERVLVASVADGADAMVLPATPAIAEFKPLRSVGRMIESKGDVSYGSYLKWREILPTEPPRRPDPDRPAGPPMFRSEQWKFAFVGSKCTNCGTPQLPPQRVCVKCRARDKMEPYPFADRTARIATYAIDRLAFSLNPPTINVVIDFDGGGRFLGEMTDCEPEKVAIGNEVEMTFRRLFTADGVHNYFWKARPKR from the coding sequence ATGGCTGGAATTGTTGCTTACGGCTCATACATCCCATACCGGCGGCTCAAGCGAGCCGCTATTGCGCAGGTGCTCGGCGTAGCCGCCAGCAAAGGCGAGCGCGCGGTAGCGAGTTTTGATGAAGACAGCACCTCGATGGCGGTGGAAGCCGTACGCGACGCCCTCAAGTCCGCGCCCGTTGGGACCATCGCTACGCTGCTGTTCGCGACCACCACGCCGCCCTACGGCGAAAAGCTCAATGCGACGGTGATCGGCGCCGCTGCCCGCTTGCCAAGCTCGATTCGCGCGATGGATGTGACGGGATCGGTCCGGGCCGGCCTGACCTCTTTCCTGCAGGGCATCGACGCGGCTGCCAGCTCCCGCTCTCAGGCCGTCGTGGCGATGGCCGATACGCGGCTCGGCGCTCCAGAAGGTAAAGCCGAGCAGCAAAACGGCGATGGCGCGGCGGCTTTCGTGCTGGGAACCGATCACGTCATCGCGGAATGCGAGGCAAGCTCCTCGCTGACCCGCGAGTTTCTAGACACCTGGCGCGCGCCGGGCGAGCAATTCGCCCACTCCTGGGAAGAGCGCTTTTCACTAACGCAGGCCTATGCGCCCCTCCTCACCAAAACCATCCAGGACGTGTTGACCCGGGCCAAGGTCTCGCCGGGAGATCTCGCCAAGGTCGTCATTGACGCCCCCAATCCACGCGCGGTCGAAGAGATCATCCGCGGATTGAGGATCGAACCGGCGAAGCTCTCCGATCCCTTTGCACTGACAGTCGGACAAACCGGCGCCGCCCATGTGGGGCTGATGCTGGCGAGCGTGCTGCCGAGCTTGAAGCCCGGCGAGCGGGTGCTGGTCGCATCGGTCGCGGATGGCGCCGACGCGATGGTGCTGCCTGCCACACCGGCGATCGCCGAATTCAAACCGCTGCGCTCGGTCGGCAGGATGATCGAGTCGAAGGGCGACGTCTCGTACGGCAGCTACCTCAAGTGGCGCGAGATTCTTCCCACCGAGCCACCGCGCCGGCCGGACCCCGACCGCCCTGCCGGCCCCCCCATGTTTCGTTCCGAGCAATGGAAATTCGCTTTTGTCGGCAGCAAGTGCACCAACTGCGGCACCCCCCAGCTTCCGCCCCAGCGCGTCTGTGTGAAGTGCCGGGCCCGTGATAAGATGGAACCGTATCCATTTGCGGACCGGACCGCGCGGATCGCAACGTACGCGATTGATCGGCTGGCGTTTTCGCTTAATCCGCCAACCATCAACGTGGTCATCGATTTCGATGGCGGCGGACGGTTCCTGGGCGAAATGACTGATTGCGAACCCGAGAAAGTTGCCATCGGTAACGAGGTCGAAATGACTTTTCGCCGCCTCTTTACTGCCGATGGCGTGCACAACTATTTCTGGAAGGCGAGGCCAAAACGATAG
- a CDS encoding YtcA family lipoprotein: MRNLSSLSLAGLMLLCACVGCDPIINIAGANFPAWLFCAIVGGIVAIAFRPVFVTLGIEPYLWPLPAVYIALAVLAASMVYLIFFRI; the protein is encoded by the coding sequence ATGCGCAATCTCTCGTCGTTATCACTTGCTGGCCTGATGCTGCTGTGTGCATGCGTCGGATGCGACCCAATCATTAATATCGCGGGCGCCAATTTCCCTGCCTGGCTGTTTTGCGCAATCGTGGGTGGAATCGTGGCGATTGCATTCCGGCCGGTCTTTGTCACACTTGGTATCGAACCGTATCTGTGGCCGCTGCCAGCCGTCTACATCGCCCTCGCCGTGCTGGCTGCCTCCATGGTTTATCTGATTTTCTTTCGAATCTGA